In one window of Minwuia thermotolerans DNA:
- the gcvPA gene encoding aminomethyl-transferring glycine dehydrogenase subunit GcvPA, giving the protein MRYLPQTPDSRAMMLKAIGVGSIDELFDDVPARVLNAPIEGLPDHMSEMAVERHFRKLAADNLSPSTAPCFIGGGAYHHHIPATVDHLIQRSEFLTSYTPYQPEIAQGTLQYLFEFQTQVALLTGMEVANASMYDGATACGEAVLMAHRVNKRRRTVLSGGLHPHYRDATLNLTRFTDFETVALEAAPGAEEDLAGAIDDDTAAVVVQNPDVYGQLRDLGPLAEACRAKGALLIVAVAEVVSLGAVTPPGDMGADIVVAEGQSLGVPLSFGGPHVGLFACRRKFVRQMPGRLAGETVDVDGRRSYVLTLNAREQHIRREKATSNICTNSGLCALAFCIHATLLGESGMTALADLNHRTAAAAAEALSAIDGVGLKTDVFFNEFTLELPKPAGPVVEALAEKGVLGGIPGSRLWPGDESRARLLIVAATETVTEEDIASFRDALKEALA; this is encoded by the coding sequence ATGCGCTACCTGCCGCAGACGCCCGACAGCCGGGCGATGATGCTGAAGGCGATCGGCGTCGGCAGCATCGACGAGCTGTTCGACGACGTGCCCGCCAGGGTGCTGAACGCACCGATCGAGGGCCTGCCCGACCACATGAGCGAGATGGCGGTGGAGCGCCATTTCCGGAAGCTGGCGGCGGACAACCTCAGCCCCTCGACGGCGCCGTGCTTCATCGGCGGCGGGGCCTATCACCACCACATCCCGGCGACGGTGGATCACCTGATCCAGCGCTCCGAATTCCTGACCTCCTATACGCCCTACCAGCCTGAGATCGCCCAGGGCACGCTGCAGTACCTGTTCGAGTTCCAGACCCAGGTCGCGCTGCTGACCGGCATGGAGGTCGCCAACGCCTCCATGTACGACGGCGCGACCGCCTGCGGCGAGGCGGTGCTGATGGCCCACCGGGTGAACAAGCGCCGCAGGACAGTGCTGTCCGGCGGGCTGCATCCGCACTACCGCGACGCGACGCTGAACCTGACGCGCTTCACCGACTTCGAGACGGTGGCGCTGGAAGCCGCGCCCGGCGCCGAGGAGGATCTCGCCGGCGCCATCGACGACGACACGGCGGCGGTGGTGGTCCAGAACCCGGACGTCTACGGCCAGTTGCGCGACCTCGGCCCGCTGGCCGAGGCCTGCCGCGCGAAGGGCGCTCTGCTGATCGTGGCCGTGGCCGAAGTCGTCTCGCTGGGCGCGGTGACGCCGCCGGGCGACATGGGCGCCGATATCGTGGTGGCCGAAGGCCAGAGCCTGGGTGTGCCGCTCAGCTTCGGCGGGCCGCATGTCGGCCTGTTCGCCTGCCGGCGCAAGTTCGTCCGCCAGATGCCCGGCCGGCTGGCCGGCGAGACCGTCGACGTCGACGGCCGCCGCTCCTACGTGCTGACGCTCAACGCCCGGGAACAGCACATCCGCCGCGAGAAGGCGACCAGCAACATCTGCACGAATTCCGGCCTCTGCGCCCTGGCCTTCTGCATCCACGCGACGCTGCTGGGCGAGAGCGGCATGACGGCGCTCGCCGATCTCAACCACCGCACCGCGGCGGCGGCGGCGGAGGCGCTGTCGGCCATCGACGGCGTCGGCCTGAAGACGGACGTGTTCTTCAACGAATTCACGCTGGAGCTGCCGAAGCCGGCCGGCCCGGTGGTCGAGGCGCTGGCGGAGAAGGGCGTGCTGGGCGGCATTCCCGGCTCCCGGCTCTGGCCGGGCGACGAAAGCCGCGCGCGGCTGCTGATCGTGGCCGCCACCGAGACGGTGACCGAAGAAGACATCGCGTCGTTCCGCGACGCGCTGAAGGAGGCGCTGGCATGA
- the gcvPB gene encoding aminomethyl-transferring glycine dehydrogenase subunit GcvPB, which translates to MTEAKQTISGARGLDRDEPLIFEQDARGRSGVDLPEGPKAASRLGGLKRKGPIGLPGLSEPQVVRHFVRLSRMNYAIDYGFYPLGSCTMKHNPRLNEKVARLGGLGDLHPMQPVSTVQGGLRLMHELAHWLTTLTGMPAVALSPGAGAHGELCGLMAIRAAFDAKGESRSRVLVPESAHGTNPATAAMCGYAVDAIPADESGRVDMKAFEEKLGDDVAGVMLTNPNTCGLFETDIVEIAEKIHAVGGYFYCDGANFNAIVGKVRPGDLGIDAMHINLHKTFSTPHGGGGPGSGPVVFSEALAPYAPLPMVVEKDGAFELVEHDGGQRVGRMKGFHGQFGMFVRALAYMMSHGRDGLKQVAEDAVLNANYVLAGLKDVLPPAYAGHCMHEALFSDKGLNGSGVDTMGLAKALIDEGYHPMTVYFPLVVHGAMLIEPTETENRGTLDEFIRVMRGLVEKAKAGETEMFEQAPVLTPRRRLDETRAARNPVLRWQPEEAAAEAAD; encoded by the coding sequence ATGACCGAAGCGAAGCAGACCATTTCCGGCGCGCGCGGTCTCGACCGCGACGAGCCGCTGATCTTCGAACAGGACGCCCGTGGCCGGAGCGGCGTCGACCTGCCCGAAGGCCCGAAGGCGGCGAGCCGCCTCGGCGGGCTGAAGCGCAAGGGCCCGATCGGCCTGCCCGGCCTGTCGGAGCCGCAGGTCGTGCGCCACTTCGTGCGCCTCAGCCGGATGAACTACGCCATCGATTACGGCTTCTATCCGCTGGGCTCCTGCACCATGAAGCACAACCCGCGCCTGAACGAGAAGGTGGCGCGCCTGGGCGGCCTGGGCGACCTGCACCCGATGCAGCCGGTCTCCACCGTGCAGGGCGGGCTGCGGCTGATGCACGAACTGGCGCACTGGCTGACGACGCTGACCGGCATGCCGGCGGTGGCGCTCTCGCCCGGCGCCGGCGCCCATGGCGAACTCTGCGGCCTGATGGCCATCCGCGCCGCCTTCGACGCGAAGGGCGAGAGCCGCAGCCGCGTGCTGGTGCCGGAGTCGGCGCACGGCACCAACCCGGCGACAGCGGCCATGTGCGGCTATGCCGTCGACGCCATTCCCGCCGACGAGAGCGGCCGGGTCGACATGAAGGCCTTCGAGGAGAAGCTGGGCGACGATGTCGCCGGGGTGATGCTGACCAACCCCAATACCTGCGGCCTGTTCGAGACCGACATCGTCGAGATCGCCGAGAAGATCCATGCGGTCGGCGGCTACTTCTACTGCGACGGCGCCAACTTCAACGCCATCGTCGGCAAGGTGCGGCCCGGCGACCTGGGCATCGACGCCATGCACATCAACCTGCACAAGACCTTCTCCACGCCCCATGGCGGCGGCGGGCCGGGGTCCGGGCCGGTGGTCTTCTCGGAGGCGCTGGCGCCCTATGCGCCGCTGCCGATGGTGGTGGAGAAGGACGGCGCCTTCGAGCTGGTCGAGCACGACGGCGGCCAGCGTGTGGGCCGCATGAAGGGCTTTCACGGCCAGTTCGGCATGTTCGTGCGCGCCCTCGCCTACATGATGAGCCACGGCAGGGACGGCCTGAAGCAGGTGGCCGAGGACGCGGTGCTCAACGCCAACTACGTTCTCGCCGGGCTGAAGGACGTGCTGCCGCCCGCCTATGCGGGTCATTGCATGCACGAGGCCCTGTTCTCCGACAAGGGCCTGAACGGCAGCGGCGTCGACACGATGGGGCTGGCCAAGGCCCTGATCGACGAGGGCTATCACCCGATGACGGTGTACTTCCCGCTGGTCGTCCACGGCGCCATGCTGATCGAGCCGACCGAGACGGAAAACCGCGGCACGCTGGACGAGTTCATCCGCGTCATGCGCGGCCTCGTCGAGAAGGCGAAGGCCGGCGAGACGGAGATGTTCGAGCAGGCGCCGGTTCTGACGCCGAGGCGGCGGCTCGACGAGACCCGGGCGGCGCGGAACCCGGTGCTGCGCTGGCAGCCCGAGGAAGCGGCGGCCGAGGCGGCGGATTGA
- the gcvT gene encoding glycine cleavage system aminomethyltransferase GcvT codes for MGVNESADGVRTTPLNELHRRLGGRMVAFAGYDMPVQFEGIMAEHRHTREAAGLFDVSHMGQVSLSGPDADKALEALIPSNVQELKPGRQRYSMLLNDQGGIIDDFMVTRRGEDLLLVLNAACKEGDVAHMRERLPAGVRLETLDDRALLALQGPEAEAALQAIVPGVETLSFMQATGFMWEGVDLWISRSGYTGEDGFEISVPAGRVEELAERLLADERVNPIGLGARDSLRLEAGLCLYGHDIDETTSPVEAGLQWAMQKRRREQGGFPGADRILKELADGPARLRVGLKPEGRAPVREGAEIADADGNVIGRVTSGGFGPTAGHPVAMGYVAAGFARPGGAVAAVQRGRALPMTVTVLPFVTRNYKR; via the coding sequence ATCGGTGTGAACGAGAGCGCGGACGGCGTACGGACGACCCCCCTGAACGAGTTGCACCGCCGTCTGGGCGGGCGAATGGTCGCGTTCGCCGGCTATGACATGCCCGTGCAGTTCGAGGGGATCATGGCCGAGCACCGCCATACCCGCGAGGCGGCCGGCCTGTTCGACGTCTCCCACATGGGCCAGGTCAGCCTGAGCGGGCCCGACGCCGACAAGGCCCTCGAGGCCCTGATCCCGTCCAATGTGCAGGAGCTGAAGCCGGGCCGGCAGCGCTATTCCATGCTGCTGAACGACCAGGGCGGCATCATCGACGATTTCATGGTCACCCGCCGCGGCGAGGATCTGCTGCTGGTGCTCAACGCCGCCTGCAAGGAAGGCGACGTCGCCCACATGCGCGAGCGCCTGCCGGCCGGCGTCCGTCTGGAGACACTGGACGACCGTGCCCTGCTGGCGCTGCAGGGCCCCGAGGCCGAGGCGGCGCTGCAGGCGATCGTGCCCGGTGTCGAGACGCTGAGCTTCATGCAGGCTACCGGTTTCATGTGGGAGGGCGTGGATCTGTGGATCTCGCGCTCCGGCTATACCGGCGAGGACGGCTTCGAGATATCCGTCCCGGCCGGCCGCGTCGAGGAACTGGCCGAGCGCCTGCTGGCCGACGAACGAGTGAACCCGATCGGCCTCGGCGCGCGGGATTCGCTCCGGCTCGAGGCCGGTCTGTGTCTCTACGGCCATGACATCGATGAAACCACCTCGCCCGTCGAGGCCGGCCTGCAATGGGCGATGCAGAAACGCCGCCGCGAGCAGGGCGGTTTTCCCGGCGCCGACCGCATCCTGAAGGAACTGGCCGACGGGCCCGCCCGGCTGCGCGTCGGCCTGAAGCCGGAAGGCCGCGCGCCGGTCCGCGAGGGGGCGGAGATCGCCGACGCCGACGGCAATGTCATCGGCCGCGTCACCTCCGGCGGCTTCGGCCCCACGGCGGGTCATCCGGTCGCCATGGGCTATGTCGCCGCCGGGTTCGCGCGCCCCGGCGGCGCGGTCGCGGCCGTGCAGCGCGGCAGGGCGCTGCCCATGACCGTCACGGTCCTTCCTTTCGTTACCCGCAACTACAAGCGCTGA
- a CDS encoding TfoX/Sxy family protein translates to MAISAEFRDHLLELLDPLGGVEARRMFGGAGLFRRNLMFALIVGDVVYLKTDPTTRAAFEARGKGPFAYDTKQGRRVIAGLHELPEELFDEPDELVEWARTAFEVACRADAAKSPSKRKRV, encoded by the coding sequence ATGGCGATTTCGGCGGAATTCCGCGACCATCTGCTGGAACTGCTCGATCCCCTGGGCGGCGTCGAGGCGCGGCGCATGTTCGGCGGCGCGGGCCTGTTCAGAAGAAACCTCATGTTCGCGCTGATCGTCGGCGACGTCGTCTATCTGAAGACCGATCCGACGACCCGGGCCGCCTTCGAAGCGCGCGGCAAGGGGCCCTTCGCCTATGACACGAAACAGGGCCGGCGCGTCATCGCCGGGCTGCACGAACTGCCCGAGGAACTGTTCGACGAGCCGGACGAACTGGTCGAATGGGCCCGCACGGCGTTCGAGGTCGCCTGCCGCGCCGACGCCGCGAAATCGCCGTCCAAGCGCAAGCGGGTCTGA
- a CDS encoding YbjN domain-containing protein, whose protein sequence is MGLLIELAEPSVINPLDTIEEFVDANEWPVERSTEEEMTVGVSGKWCDFHLWISWRPEINALHFACVFDMKLPEGRQKALHPLVILANERMTIGHFDLWRDEGLLLFRHALLLGADGEIDPNQIEALFEIAFSECERIYPAIQYVLWGGKSAEDAAEAAMMDCVGEA, encoded by the coding sequence ATGGGACTGTTGATCGAACTCGCTGAACCGTCCGTCATCAATCCGCTCGACACGATCGAGGAGTTCGTCGACGCCAATGAATGGCCCGTCGAACGCTCGACCGAGGAGGAAATGACGGTCGGCGTCAGCGGCAAGTGGTGCGACTTCCATCTGTGGATTTCCTGGCGTCCGGAGATCAACGCCCTCCACTTCGCCTGCGTCTTCGACATGAAGCTGCCGGAGGGCCGGCAGAAGGCGCTGCATCCGCTGGTCATCCTGGCCAACGAACGCATGACCATCGGTCATTTCGACCTCTGGCGCGACGAGGGGCTGCTGTTGTTCCGTCACGCCCTGCTCCTGGGCGCGGACGGCGAGATTGATCCGAACCAGATCGAGGCGCTGTTCGAAATCGCCTTCAGCGAATGCGAACGCATCTATCCGGCGATCCAGTATGTCCTCTGGGGCGGCAAGTCCGCCGAAGACGCCGCCGAGGCCGCGATGATGGACTGCGTCGGCGAGGCCTGA
- the gcvH gene encoding glycine cleavage system protein GcvH → MSEMKFTRDHEWIELNGDEATIGISDYAQDQLGDVVYVELPEPGAKVKRGAEAAVVESVKAASEVYAPVSGEVTARNEALDDNPALVNESPEGDGWFYRMTLDDRSELDGLMDRQAYEDYLETLN, encoded by the coding sequence ATGTCCGAGATGAAATTCACCCGCGATCACGAATGGATCGAACTGAACGGCGATGAGGCCACCATCGGCATCAGCGACTACGCCCAGGATCAGCTGGGCGACGTCGTCTATGTCGAGCTGCCCGAGCCGGGTGCGAAGGTGAAGCGGGGCGCCGAGGCCGCGGTGGTCGAATCCGTGAAGGCGGCGAGCGAGGTCTACGCGCCGGTCTCCGGCGAGGTCACCGCACGCAACGAGGCCCTGGACGACAACCCCGCGCTGGTGAACGAAAGCCCCGAGGGGGACGGCTGGTTCTACCGCATGACGCTGGACGACCGGTCCGAACTGGACGGCCTGATGGACCGGCAGGCCTATGAGGACTACCTGGAGACCCTGAACTGA
- a CDS encoding acetyl-CoA carboxylase carboxyltransferase subunit alpha: MKTYLDFEKPIAELEGKIRELRHLAEGGQEVDIDSEVGTLEAKVQKLLTDTYRTLTPWQKTQVARHPERPHAGDFINGLIRDYTPLAGDRAYGDDKAMMGGMGRFRGRSVMVIGTEKGASTEARLKHNFGMARPEGYRKAQRLMKLAERFRLPILTFVDTAGAYPGVGAEERGQAEAIARCIEVCLNVKTPLIACITGEGGSGGAVALAVGDRVVMLENSVYSVISPEACSSILFRSADRAQDAAEALKVTAQDMKRLGVADMVIEEPVGGAHRDPGAAIMGLGDVIAETLKELEAVPADKLLERRREKFLKIGRAIG; the protein is encoded by the coding sequence ATGAAGACCTATCTCGATTTCGAAAAGCCCATCGCCGAACTGGAAGGCAAGATCCGCGAACTGCGGCATCTGGCCGAGGGCGGCCAGGAGGTCGATATCGACAGCGAGGTCGGAACCCTGGAGGCCAAGGTCCAGAAGCTTCTGACCGACACCTACCGGACCCTGACACCGTGGCAGAAGACGCAGGTCGCGCGCCATCCCGAGCGGCCCCATGCGGGTGATTTCATCAACGGTCTGATCCGGGACTACACGCCGCTCGCCGGCGACCGCGCCTATGGCGACGACAAGGCGATGATGGGCGGTATGGGCCGCTTCCGCGGACGCAGCGTGATGGTCATCGGCACCGAGAAGGGCGCCAGCACCGAAGCGCGGCTGAAGCACAATTTCGGCATGGCCCGTCCCGAGGGCTACCGCAAGGCGCAGCGGCTGATGAAGCTGGCCGAGCGCTTCCGTCTGCCGATCCTTACTTTCGTCGACACCGCCGGGGCCTATCCGGGCGTCGGCGCCGAGGAGCGCGGCCAGGCGGAGGCCATCGCCCGCTGCATCGAGGTCTGCCTGAACGTGAAGACGCCCCTGATCGCCTGCATCACGGGAGAGGGCGGTTCCGGAGGCGCCGTGGCGCTGGCCGTCGGCGACCGGGTGGTGATGCTGGAGAACTCGGTCTATTCGGTGATCTCGCCCGAGGCCTGCTCGTCGATCCTGTTCCGCTCCGCCGACCGCGCCCAGGACGCGGCCGAGGCGCTCAAGGTGACCGCGCAGGACATGAAGCGCCTCGGCGTCGCCGACATGGTGATCGAGGAGCCCGTGGGCGGCGCCCACCGCGATCCGGGCGCCGCCATCATGGGGCTGGGCGACGTGATCGCGGAGACCCTGAAGGAGCTGGAGGCGGTGCCCGCCGACAAGCTGCTGGAGCGCCGCCGCGAGAAGTTCCTGAAGATCGGCCGCGCGATCGGCTAG
- a CDS encoding SDR family NAD(P)-dependent oxidoreductase: MELGLKGRNVIVTGGSRGIGLGIAKGFAAEGANVSICARGQESLDAARGELEKAGVTVHTAICDVADPERLEVYIQEAAAALGGLNVLVNNPSGFGRGDDEEGWKKSIDVDLMALVRAGWAAIPLIEKSGGGSLVHISSISGLQNSTRTPPYGAVKAAVIQYTTTQAAALAEKNIRVNCIAPGSIEFPGGVWDQARQHNRPLYDSIQASIPFGRMGAPEEVANLAVFLASDAASWITGQTVAVDGGQMLR; encoded by the coding sequence ATGGAACTCGGCCTCAAGGGCAGGAACGTCATCGTCACCGGCGGCAGCCGGGGCATTGGCCTCGGCATCGCGAAGGGTTTCGCCGCGGAGGGCGCCAACGTCTCGATCTGCGCCAGGGGACAGGAATCGCTCGACGCCGCCCGGGGCGAGCTGGAGAAAGCCGGCGTGACGGTGCACACGGCGATCTGCGACGTCGCTGACCCCGAAAGGCTTGAAGTCTACATCCAAGAAGCCGCCGCCGCGCTTGGCGGCCTCAACGTGCTGGTCAACAATCCGTCCGGCTTCGGGCGTGGCGACGACGAGGAAGGCTGGAAGAAGAGCATCGACGTCGACCTGATGGCGCTGGTCCGGGCCGGCTGGGCGGCGATCCCGCTGATCGAGAAGTCCGGCGGCGGCAGCCTTGTCCACATCTCCTCGATCTCGGGCCTGCAGAACTCGACCCGGACGCCGCCCTATGGCGCGGTGAAGGCCGCGGTCATCCAGTACACCACCACCCAGGCTGCGGCGCTGGCGGAGAAGAACATCCGCGTCAACTGCATCGCGCCCGGCTCGATCGAGTTTCCGGGCGGCGTCTGGGACCAGGCGCGCCAGCACAACCGGCCCCTTTACGATTCGATCCAGGCCTCCATTCCCTTCGGCCGCATGGGCGCACCGGAGGAGGTCGCCAACCTCGCCGTCTTCCTGGCCTCCGACGCGGCCTCATGGATCACCGGTCAGACGGTCGCCGTGGACGGCGGGCAGATGTTGCGCTAG
- a CDS encoding accessory factor UbiK family protein, translating into MQTRNPLFDDIARLMTSAAGAMQGARDEAEAAVRTRLERILADMDLVDRDSFEAVKEMAAEARMENERLSGEIESLRREIAELKKPKRAPRRKKAGDAGA; encoded by the coding sequence ATGCAGACGCGAAACCCGCTGTTCGACGACATCGCCCGGCTGATGACCTCCGCCGCCGGCGCCATGCAGGGCGCCCGCGACGAGGCCGAGGCGGCGGTGCGCACGCGGCTGGAACGCATTCTGGCCGACATGGACCTCGTGGACCGCGACAGCTTCGAGGCGGTGAAGGAAATGGCGGCCGAGGCGCGTATGGAAAACGAGCGACTGTCGGGCGAAATCGAATCGCTTCGCCGCGAAATCGCCGAACTGAAGAAACCGAAGCGTGCGCCGCGTCGGAAAAAGGCCGGCGACGCGGGCGCTTGA
- a CDS encoding elongation factor G: protein MSGGRAEGPRNIAIVGPYLSGKTSLLESILFATGAVDRKGGVNQGNTVGDGSAEAREKQMSVEVNAATTVYLGDEFTFLDCPGSIEFIQEAANALVGVDAAVLVCEADPAKATALQPWLKLLDELDLPRFIFVNKVDRASGDVQTVTEALQAVSQKPLILRQLPIVKDEIITGYVDLVQGRTYVYRESGPSELIEAEGDVADALGEARFAMLEQLADFDDHLMEELLEDIEPEKAEIFRDLTDNMQAGNIVSVLIGAAERESGVRRLLKALRHEVPGHGTAAARAGVDPASKETVAQVLKTYHTQHGGKLSLVRLWSGSIAEGDVLNGDRVGSLGQLMGQQFNKLDRATAGQVATLGRMEGIVTGDVLTGGGEAPELRRAPRFAPVFALALNVENRNDEVKLSGALAKLMEEDPSLSVEQNESTRQMLLWGQGDQHLKVAVARLKSKYGVSVETEKPKVPYKEAIRKGVTQHARHKKQSGGHGQFGDVTVEIKPLPRGSGFQFGDSITGGVVPKQYIPAVEAGVREYLSHGPLGFEVVDLAVTLTDGKYHAVDSSEQAFKTAGRMAMAEGLPQCDPVLLEPILQVQVMVPNEHTASVNNLISGRRGQILGFDAREGWPGWDRVSAYLPQAEVGDLIVELRSLTQGVGTFTFEFDRLQEVTGRAAEQAMANAAA from the coding sequence ATGTCGGGAGGAAGAGCCGAAGGCCCCAGAAACATCGCCATTGTGGGGCCCTATCTGAGCGGGAAGACCTCGCTGCTCGAAAGCATTCTCTTCGCCACCGGAGCGGTCGACCGCAAGGGCGGGGTGAACCAGGGCAACACGGTCGGCGACGGTTCGGCCGAGGCGCGCGAGAAGCAGATGAGCGTCGAGGTGAATGCCGCCACGACCGTCTATCTGGGCGACGAATTCACCTTTCTCGACTGTCCCGGCTCCATCGAGTTCATCCAGGAAGCCGCGAATGCGCTGGTCGGCGTCGACGCGGCGGTGCTGGTCTGCGAGGCCGACCCGGCCAAGGCGACGGCGCTGCAGCCCTGGCTGAAGCTGCTGGACGAACTGGACCTGCCGCGTTTCATCTTCGTGAACAAGGTCGACCGCGCCAGCGGCGACGTGCAGACCGTCACCGAAGCGCTGCAGGCCGTCAGCCAGAAGCCGCTGATCCTGCGCCAGCTCCCCATCGTCAAGGACGAGATCATCACCGGCTATGTCGACCTGGTCCAGGGCCGGACCTACGTCTACCGCGAGAGCGGGCCGTCCGAGCTGATCGAGGCGGAAGGCGACGTCGCCGACGCGCTGGGCGAGGCCCGCTTCGCCATGCTGGAGCAACTCGCCGACTTCGACGACCATCTGATGGAAGAGCTGCTGGAGGACATCGAGCCGGAGAAGGCCGAGATCTTCCGCGATCTGACCGACAACATGCAGGCCGGCAACATCGTCTCCGTGCTGATCGGCGCGGCGGAGCGGGAAAGCGGCGTGCGCCGTCTGTTGAAGGCGCTGCGCCACGAGGTGCCGGGTCACGGGACGGCGGCGGCTCGGGCCGGCGTCGATCCCGCCTCGAAGGAAACCGTCGCCCAGGTGCTGAAGACCTATCACACGCAGCATGGCGGCAAGCTCTCCCTGGTCCGCCTCTGGTCCGGCTCGATCGCCGAAGGCGACGTCCTCAACGGCGACCGGGTCGGCTCCCTGGGCCAGCTCATGGGCCAGCAGTTCAACAAGCTCGACCGCGCCACGGCCGGCCAGGTGGCGACGCTGGGCCGGATGGAGGGCATCGTCACCGGCGACGTGCTGACCGGCGGCGGCGAGGCGCCGGAACTGCGCCGCGCGCCGCGCTTCGCGCCGGTCTTCGCGCTGGCGCTGAATGTCGAGAACCGCAATGACGAGGTGAAGCTGTCCGGGGCGCTGGCCAAGCTGATGGAGGAGGATCCGTCGCTGTCGGTGGAGCAGAACGAATCCACCCGCCAGATGCTGCTCTGGGGGCAGGGCGACCAGCACCTGAAGGTCGCCGTCGCGCGCCTGAAATCCAAGTACGGCGTCTCCGTCGAGACCGAGAAACCCAAGGTCCCCTACAAGGAGGCTATCCGGAAGGGCGTGACACAGCATGCCCGCCACAAGAAGCAGTCCGGTGGCCACGGCCAGTTCGGCGACGTTACCGTGGAGATCAAGCCCCTGCCGCGCGGATCCGGCTTCCAGTTCGGCGACAGCATCACCGGCGGCGTCGTGCCCAAGCAGTACATTCCCGCCGTCGAGGCCGGCGTGAGGGAGTATCTGAGCCACGGGCCGCTGGGCTTCGAGGTGGTCGACCTTGCGGTCACGCTCACCGACGGCAAGTATCACGCCGTCGACAGCTCCGAGCAGGCCTTCAAGACCGCCGGCCGCATGGCCATGGCGGAAGGGCTGCCGCAATGCGATCCGGTGCTGCTGGAACCCATCCTGCAGGTGCAGGTCATGGTGCCCAACGAGCACACGGCTTCGGTCAACAACCTGATCAGCGGCCGGCGCGGGCAGATCCTGGGCTTCGACGCCCGCGAGGGCTGGCCCGGCTGGGACCGGGTCTCGGCCTATCTGCCCCAGGCGGAGGTGGGCGACCTGATCGTCGAGCTGCGCTCGCTCACCCAGGGCGTCGGCACCTTCACCTTCGAGTTCGACCGCCTGCAGGAAGTGACCGGCCGCGCCGCCGAACAGGCCATGGCCAACGCCGCCGCCTGA
- a CDS encoding carbon-nitrogen hydrolase family protein has protein sequence MRVGVFQSGPGGRPTDRLARLERAMDDQSHNLVVCPELFMSGYNIGLDRIRERAEPADGPFAQAAADLARRRGTALAWGYPERDGDRLYNAALCIGPDGGVLNRRRKLLLPPSYEGEVFASGDQPPAVFEVAGLRCGMLICYEAEFPEAVRALARAGAEAILVPTALARQWRVVADATIPARSFENGVWMVYADHAGEENGLACAGLSCIVSPFGEVRARAGVADETLIGAVIDRDSVARAQARLPYLADLPTLLARIGPVRR, from the coding sequence GTGCGCGTCGGCGTCTTCCAGAGCGGGCCCGGCGGCCGTCCGACGGACCGGCTCGCGCGTCTGGAACGGGCCATGGACGACCAGTCCCATAACCTGGTGGTCTGCCCGGAGCTGTTCATGTCCGGCTACAACATCGGGCTCGACCGGATCCGGGAGCGCGCGGAACCGGCGGATGGCCCCTTCGCGCAGGCCGCGGCCGATCTCGCGAGGCGGCGCGGCACGGCCCTCGCCTGGGGCTACCCGGAGCGCGACGGAGACCGGCTCTACAACGCGGCCCTCTGCATCGGGCCTGACGGGGGCGTACTGAACCGCCGCCGCAAGCTTCTTCTGCCGCCGAGCTATGAGGGCGAGGTCTTTGCGTCCGGCGATCAGCCCCCGGCCGTCTTCGAGGTCGCCGGCCTGCGCTGCGGCATGCTGATCTGCTACGAGGCGGAATTCCCCGAAGCCGTCCGCGCGCTCGCCCGGGCGGGGGCCGAGGCGATCCTCGTGCCGACGGCTCTGGCGCGGCAATGGCGGGTCGTCGCCGACGCCACGATTCCGGCCCGGTCCTTCGAGAACGGTGTCTGGATGGTCTATGCCGACCACGCGGGCGAGGAGAACGGCCTCGCCTGTGCGGGACTGAGCTGCATCGTCTCGCCCTTCGGCGAGGTCCGCGCCCGGGCCGGGGTCGCCGACGAGACGCTGATCGGCGCGGTAATCGACCGGGACTCGGTCGCGCGGGCGCAGGCCAGACTGCCCTATCTCGCCGATCTGCCGACACTGCTGGCGCGTATCGGCCCCGTGCGGCGTTGA